A region of the Leptospirillum ferriphilum genome:
GAAGATAACCCTCCTCCCAGACCCAATGATATGTTTCAGGCCAGACGCCAAACTTTTCTGCATCGTCTGCATATGTCAGGACATGTCCCCCCCGCCCGTTGCGGTCCATATAGTCAAGGAGCGCTTCAGGGAGCTGGAAGGGGATGAGGTAACGAAGATCACGGGATATCGGGAACAGATCAAGGTGACTATCCAGCCAGCCAGCCCGAAAGAATCCATGAAGGTCTTCCGAAGGAATCCCGGCAAGAAGAAAATGATGATCATCGACCGGGGCATACCCCAGACCCATCCCGGAAAGTCTCTCCGGCAAATCTGTCTGCCACACCCTTTCCGCAAGCCAGAAGCCGGGTGTTGTGACCCCCAACCGGTCTTTCATCCAGGCGTTCATGCGTTCCACCTGTGACCGGGCATCGCGGACGGGAAGCATGGCAAGAATCGGTTCATAAAACCCACCGCCTATTACTTCGATCTGTCGACGTTTCGAAAGACGGACAAGTCGTTCGACGTACTCCGGAGCATTCTCCGACATCCACATCAGAAGAGGCCCTGTCAGATGAATTGAGACATGGATCGCGGGAAAATCTTCCAGAAGTTCAAGCGTCGGCCGGTAACACCGGTCGTAGGTCTCCCGAAAAACTTCGGGAAAGTTCCCGACCGGCTGATGGTGATGAAGAACCATAACCAAGGTCGCACGATTGTCCGGACCAGAAACAACCATACAGTCATACCCTCCAGACTGACTGAGCAAAGCGTTCATCCGGGACCCTGACGGGAAGGGCTCTTCCCCGGGGACATTGATCGAGTAGTGACTGACCATTCGAAAGCTCGACGGTCAGGTAGAACCATTCTCCCGGCAGAAGGCCGAGGTCCTTCAAATAGAGAGCGAGCTCACCCACTTTCTTGCACGCCCACAAAACTTTCGTATCCGGTGTTCGCCCGGTTGCCGGGACATCCAGCGCGCCGCTTCGGAGAGGAAGCTGCCACTCCATTTCCTCCCGGTTGTGGAGTCGGACTGTCACCATCTGTCCTTCCGTTTCCGCAACAAGAAGACCGGGATCCAGATCAATCCGCAAATAAAACCGTTCGCTGTCAAAACCGTAATAGAGTTTCTGGATGAGGGGGTCTCCAAGGAACATCGATCCTTGTGTTCTGACGGCATCAAACATGCCGGCCCCCGTCCATTCGTAATAATGGGTGACAAGACCATCAATGACAGGCTGGACATAATCCACGGGCTGATTGGCCGATATGTCCGGTCCACCAACCTGGACGGGTTCATGAAGATAAAGGGGGACATCTTTCCCCAGAAGTCGGTAGACATTCTGTTGGTGAACACGAAAAAGTCTGTCGAAGTCGGCGGATTGAACGGTTTCAAAATCCTCACCAAACCACCAGAACCAATCACTTCCCTCCGCCGCATACATTTCCCGGAGAGCATCTTCGATCGTTTCTTCGGAATGCACGCCTTTTCGCAGTTCTTCGTCCAGAAACTTTCTCGTCTTTCCCAGATAGTTCCAGGCCTTGTTGTCTTCGTGATGGCCGATCCAGATATTGAAATCATGATTAATCCAGGAACCGGAACTGATTTCCGCCAAAGGCTTGGCCGGGACTTCCTGGATGGCTTCCGTTACAGTCACCGCCTGCAATCGAGGGTGGTGCTCAAGTCTTTCAAAAAGAGAGTTCAGGAAGAGATATCCTCCATCAGGATAGCTTTCCCAGGGATTTTCTCCATCAAGAATGATGGGAATGACCGCAGGATGATCTCCTCTGTTGGCTGCCTGCTCGATACGCTCCATGTTGCTGATCAGGTCAAGAGCCGCTTCGGTCCCGTTGTAACGGGCATAAAGAAATCCGATCCGGTCGGAGAGTCCCCTGTCACGGAAAATCAACCGCGGACTTCCGGAGAGAGACTCGATCCGATATGTCTGATAGGGAGACAAGTCTCGCCATTTGTCGGACGGTCGCGAATTCTTCAGCACATCTTCATCGGAGGCCATCCATGCGATTCCCATGGTCGATCCCATTTCGATCAATTCCGGACAAACGGATCCTTCCGATGGCCAGACTCCGGAAATGGGTTTCCCCCAGAGAGATTCCTGTTTTTCAAGAGCCCGTTTGAGTTGATCTCGCGCATCTTCCGGCCAGGAAAACTCCTCGGGAAGCGAAAGTTCCGGTCGTGGCCGGCGGGCAAATCGCGAAGAAATCAGAAGTGGAAGAATCGGATGAAAATAGGGGCTTGTTGAGATTTCAATGCGTCCGGCATCATGCAGCCGGCGGTAAAGTGGGACCAGACCGGATACGATCCGCATCTGAAGTTCAAGAACCCCCTTCTTGTCCTCTTCTGAAAAACGGGATCCCTTCCGAATCCATTCATCGATTTCAGGATGATTTTTTCGTGCCGCGTATCCGAACCAGGTCAGGTTAAACCAAACCTGCAAATCCAGAAAATCCTGCGCGGTCATTCCGGACGCCATTTTCTGCCATTGATCGGGGGAGTGCGCTGGCTGTCCATACACACGGGCCCAGAGAGCAGCATAACGGGGATATGGCTTGATCATCGATTCAAAGGGACAGGAAAAAAAATTTCTCAGAAGAAAGACTCGTTCCTCAAGCGAAAGACTGCTGGCTTCCGAAAGAGTCAATTCATGATAGGAGTCCCGAACTTTCCCGGAAGACAGGAGCTCCATCTGATCCAGGAGAGAAGGAACGAAGTTCAGTGTCGTACGCACCTGGGGAAAACGGTCCGCCATGTAAGGAAGATCATTGTACCCCCGAATTCCGTGAAGGCGTACCCAGGGCAAAGGCATTTCCTTCATCACAGGATCGTAGTAGAAGGGTTGGTGCATATGCCAGACAAACAGAACCTTTGCTCTCAAACGGGGGTCTCCTTACCGTCGGGAGAAAAATCCTCCCGGGTGACGACCACCACCCCTCCTGGAGATACGTGAAAGCGCTTTGCGTCTTCTTCCGGATCAAACCCGATGACAGTCTCAGGCGGGATCCGGACACCTTTTTCGACAATAGCCCTTCGAATGCGCGCATAGCGGCCGACATCGACGTCATGGAACAAAATCGATTCGGACACCTTTGAAAAACTGTTTATCCGAACCCCGGTCGAAAGGATGGTCCGGTCGATATGCCCTCCGGAAATAATGCACCCACCGCTGACAATCGAGTCCGTGGCGATGCCCACTCTTCGGTTGGCTTCATCGGCAAAGACGAACTTCGCCGGTGGAACCTGTGGACGATATGTTCGAATGATCCAGTCGGGATTGTACAGGTTAAAAACAGGAGAGACGGCCACCAGGTCCATGTTTGCCTGCCAGTAGGCATCGATCT
Encoded here:
- a CDS encoding glycoside hydrolase family 57 protein, translated to MRAKVLFVWHMHQPFYYDPVMKEMPLPWVRLHGIRGYNDLPYMADRFPQVRTTLNFVPSLLDQMELLSSGKVRDSYHELTLSEASSLSLEERVFLLRNFFSCPFESMIKPYPRYAALWARVYGQPAHSPDQWQKMASGMTAQDFLDLQVWFNLTWFGYAARKNHPEIDEWIRKGSRFSEEDKKGVLELQMRIVSGLVPLYRRLHDAGRIEISTSPYFHPILPLLISSRFARRPRPELSLPEEFSWPEDARDQLKRALEKQESLWGKPISGVWPSEGSVCPELIEMGSTMGIAWMASDEDVLKNSRPSDKWRDLSPYQTYRIESLSGSPRLIFRDRGLSDRIGFLYARYNGTEAALDLISNMERIEQAANRGDHPAVIPIILDGENPWESYPDGGYLFLNSLFERLEHHPRLQAVTVTEAIQEVPAKPLAEISSGSWINHDFNIWIGHHEDNKAWNYLGKTRKFLDEELRKGVHSEETIEDALREMYAAEGSDWFWWFGEDFETVQSADFDRLFRVHQQNVYRLLGKDVPLYLHEPVQVGGPDISANQPVDYVQPVIDGLVTHYYEWTGAGMFDAVRTQGSMFLGDPLIQKLYYGFDSERFYLRIDLDPGLLVAETEGQMVTVRLHNREEMEWQLPLRSGALDVPATGRTPDTKVLWACKKVGELALYLKDLGLLPGEWFYLTVELSNGQSLLDQCPRGRALPVRVPDERFAQSVWRV